The genomic stretch AACCTAAAAAAGGCGGAACAACAAGGTATGCAAGACCTTGATCCGCAACTAAAACAGTCTGTTCAAGAATTACAAGAGGCGGCTGACTCAGTCAAGCACTCTTATAAGGCGAACGACGTTAATAATAACAACAAAGAGTAACCAATCAGCAGGTCAAGCCATCGGCGATAAGTTAGCGACTGCTAGAGTTTTTGCAGTGGACTTTGCTGCCGGTTGAGTCAACGTTGAATCATTTATAACGAGCATAGTTACATGACAGAAACTGCCCAAAGTGGCTTTATTGCGCACCTAGTTGAATTGCGTAACCGCTTAATGAAAGCGCTGATGAGTGTCTTGCTGATCTTTGTTGCATTGGTCTATTTCGCCAATGATATTTACGCTTTTGTCGCAGCTCCTTTAGTGCAAAGCTTACCAACCAATACCACCATGATTGCAACGGATGTCACTGCGCCATTTTTTGCACCGTTTAAATTAACCTTGTTTGTGGCATTGTTTGCAGCCATTCCGTTTATTTTACACCAAGTGTGGGGCTTTATTGCACCTGGGTTATATAAGCATGAAAAGCGCATGCTGATCCCCATTTTACTGTCCAGCATTGTTTTATTTTATGGCGGCATTGCGTTTTGTTACTTTGTTGTGATGCCCATCATTCTTGGCTTCTTCACCAGTGTTGGGCCAGAAATGATGACCTTATCGCCGGATATCAGTAGTTATCTCGGCTTTATCTTAAAACTATTCTTTGCATTTGGTATCGCCTTTGAAATACCAGTTGCCATTATGTTGCTATGCTGGAGTGGTATCACCACCACCACAAGTCTAAAGGGCAAACGTCCTTATGTTGTGGTGGGTGCTTTCGTTATTGCCATGTTCCTTACGCCACCGGATGTGCTGTCGCAAACGCTACTGGCACTGCCGATGTTATTACTGTTTGAATTAGGTTTAGTATTAGCGGCGTTTTATAGTAAACAACCCACCCAACAGGAGTCAGAAAAATGAAAAAAATAATCGCACTTGTTGCACTCGGTGTCTCTTCTTTCGCCGTAGCAAAGCCAATTAACACTCAGGCTTTACAGGCCTGTGCCATGGTCGAAAACGACCTAAAGCGTTTAATGTGTTATGACAATGTCATGGCTAACAAGCCAGCTTCACAAGGCAACCAAAAAATGGCAAAACAGCCTGGTAAACCAGCTCATGCCATGAACAAAGCACAGTCTAACAACAAACCGGAAAAGTCTGCCTCAATTACCTCTGAGTTTGGCCTAGAGCATAAAATTGAGGCTGAGAGCAGAAAAATTGACGAGATCTCAGCTAAGCTAGTTAAAGTAGAACGCTCAGCGCGTAAGCGAGCCTTTTTCACTTTAGATAATGGCCAAGTATGGAAACAAGTATCAGCAGAAAGCTTCTTTGCCGATCCGGGCGACACGCTCGTGATCAAGCGCGCTTCTTTTGGTTCTTTCTTAATGAAAAAAGAAGGCTCTAACCGCTCTACGAGAGTGAAGCGAGTCGACTAATGTCGAATCTCTATGATGCTGGTGTCAACCTCACCAGCAGTCAGTTCGCCGATGACTTAGAGGCCGTCGTAGCACGGGCTAAATCAGCAGGAGTGGCCTCAATGCTGGCCATTGGCTGCGATCTGGACAGTAGCAAGGCATCTTTACAGTTGGCAGAAAAGTACAACTTTCCTTGCACCGTTGGCGTACACCCGCATGACGCCAAGGATGCGCCAGATGACTTGGCAGCACAAATCCAGACGCTCGTGGAAAGCCATGAACAAGCGGTGGCAATCGGTGAGTGTGGTTTGGATTTTAATCGTGACTTTTCACCACGAGCCACACAAAAAGCGGTTTGCCTAACTCAGCTGCAACTCGCGCAGGCAATGCATAAGCCCGTGTACTTGCATGAAAGAGAGGCGCATGACGCCTTATACGAGCTATTACAGCAGGTGCAGGTAAATGGCGTTTTACACTGTTTTACTTCTGATAAAACGGCACTGCGCCGCTACCTCGATTATGGCCTGATGATCGGTGTTACCGGCTGGGTATGTGATGAACGCCGCGGCCAACAATTACAGCAACTGCTGCAGTATATTCCGTTAGATAGATTGCTTATCGAAACGGATGCACCATACTTATTACCTCGTACTATAAAACCAAAACCACGTTCACGTCGTAATGAGCCCATGTATTTACCCTATGTAGCACAACAAATCGCTGCACTTAAGCAACAACCCACAGCCGCAGTGATTGAGGCTACAGGCCGTAACTTTCGCCAATTGTTCTGGGGATAAACTGGCATGCGCATTGTAGTTGTTCTGCTGTTATTGTTATTAAGCCACAGTGCGGTTGCCACGCTTACCATCACCGAGGCCTTTACGGTAAAGCATCAAGCAACCGTTAGCTATAGCGTAAACCAACATCAGACACTCAATGCCTTACTCAAGCAGCCAGTTGATTGGCAGCAAGAACCTGGTTTACCGATAGGATTAAAGCCAGGCGATAAATACCTCTGGTTGAAGCTTTCTTTTGACAACACACAGCATCACCAAGTGCCGCTCTTGGTTACCATTGCAAACAACCTTATCGATTCCGTTACGGCGTATCATGTCCAGCCTAACTCGGCTATTTTGACCTTAGGGATGGGCGATGCATTGCCGCTAATGAAGCGGCCATTTAAATACGAGTCTTTGGTTGTACCACTGCAACTTAAAGGGCAAAGTCGCAGCGAACTCTATTTGCAAATTGCTCACCATGGCGTTGTCAATGCACCTATCTCCATTTGGTCACCCAATGCTTACCTCAAATACAAAAGTAAATTTAATTTGCTATTTGGCTTGCTGGCAGGGTTTTTAGCGGCATTGGCGCTCACACTTGTCGCCCTGTATTTTGTTACCCAAAAGCGCTACTTCCTCTACGGTACCGCCTTTTTAACTCTAGTCTGGCTCTGTAATATCCACCTTTATGGCTTTGGCTATCGCTTTTTTTACCCTGATTGGCAGTGGTTTCAGCAGCACGGACAAGGCCTGTTGAGTCTCAGCGCGACCTTGCTGTTATTCCCTATTTTAAACTACTGCAGTGCCCATAAGCTGAAGCAACGCTCAACCCCTACCTTCAAGTGGGTGCTTACGCTTGCCTGTCTTCTGGTGTTGGCACTGACCTTTTTCTCCATCACCAGTGCGCTATTAGCCGCGTTAACCATCGCTTTTATTATTAGTCTGTTTTGTTTATACCTGTTGGCCAAAAGCCAGCAGCCAAGCCGTAAGGCCATGCTGGCAGTCGTCATTAGCCATAGCATTGTCATCAGTTACCAATTAACCGTCGCAGTTGGGATCCAATCAGGCAGTTTCCTCAATCAATTAGGCTTTTTTAGCCTCTTTGTTGCTGAATCGGTCGTCGTCGCCTTTTTAATTATTCAACTGTACATCAAAGAGCGCGATAACAAGTTAGCAAAACAACAACAACGGCTGACTCACACTCAAGCTGAAGACGCGCTATTAAAAGAGAAACTGAAGTTGCAAGAACAGGCGCAACTGGACCTTGAGAGTAATATCGAAGAACGCACTTTTGAGTTGCAAGTTACCCTAAGAGAGCTGCAAGAAAAAAACCGCGAGCTGGAACGCGTCAATATGGAAGACCCATTAACTAAGGTGAAGAACCGTCGTTACTTTGACAAGCGTTTGCAGATGGAGGTGCGCCGTTCACGCCGTGAGCAAAGCGTTTTAAGCCTTGTTATCTTAGACATCGATCACTTTAAAACGATCAATGACAACTATGGTCACTTAGTGGGCGATCAGGCCATTTGTGAGTTTGCAAACTTAATTAACCGCTTCCTTCGCCGCCCACAAGATGAAGTATTTCGTTATGGCGGCGAGGAGTTTATCCTACTTTTACCCAACACCGACTCTGACGGTGCTGTAGACGTTGCCGAGCGGGTAAGAACCGCAACCCAAGAGATGGTGATCAAAGTAGGTGAACACGAGCTCAACTTTACCACCAGTGCCGGCGTTTACAGTGCCGTAGTTACTGACCCCCATTCACCCCAACTGTATACCGACAATGCCGATAAGGCCCTTTATCAAGCGAAAGCGCAAGGCCGCAACCGTGTTGTTACTTATCAATCCAAGCAGGAGAATTAACGTGGCTCAATCAGGACTCGATCTTTTCCCCCTTACGCGAATGCGCAGAATGCGTCGCGATGACTTTTCAAGACGTTTAATGAGTGAAAACACGCTGTCAGTCAATGATCTAATCTACCCCGTCTTTGTGTTAGAAGGGGAGTCTAAACGTGAGGCGGTGCCTTCCATGCCTGGCGTGGAGAGACTGTCCATTGATCTCTTAGTGAACGAGGCGAAAGAGCTGGTAGAACTTGGGGTTCCCGCCATTGCCCTCTTCCCCGTGACACCAGCAGAGCAAAAATCGCTGTTAGCTGAAGAAGCTTACAATCCAGAGGGCCTAGCACAACGAGCAGTAAGAGCCATTAAAGCGGCTTGTCCGGAGCTTGGGGTGATCACCGATGTGGCACTCGACCCTTTCACCGTTCATGGCCAAGATGGCATTCTTGACGATAATGGTTATGTCATGAATGAAGAAACCATCGAGGTATTGGTAAAGCAGGCTTTATCGCACGCTGAGGCAGGTGCCGATGTGGTCGCGCCATCGGATATGATGGATGGTCGTATTGGCGCCATTCGCGAGGCATTGGAGGAGTGCGGCTTTATCCACACGCGTATTATGGCGTATTCGGCGAAATATGCCTCTAGCTACTATGGTCCTTTTAGAGATGCGGTTGGCTCTGCAGGCAACCTCAAAGGGGCCGACAAGAAAACCTATCAAATGGATCCTGCGAACTCAGATGAAGCGTTGCGTGAAGTTGCTTTAGACCTGCAAGAAGGTGCTGATATGGTAATGGTTAAGCCTGGTATGCCTTATTTAGACGTGGTCAGACGGGTAAAAGATGAGTTTGGTGTGCCTACTTATGCGTACCAAGTGAGTGGTGAGTACGCCATGCACATGGCGGCAATTGAGAATGGCTGGTTGGCTGAAAGGCCGACGATTATGGAGTCATTGCTGGCGTTTAAACGCGCCGGTGCCGATGGTATTTTAACCTACTTTGCCAAGCAAGCGGCCATTTGGCTCAACGAAAAGTAATATCCTTTCAGTAAGACTGGCTATACTGGCCAGTCTGCCAAAGATTATGATAATAGCGCCAGCGCCTTGCTGCGGGCCTGCTCATCTATCCGCCAACTGACAAAATAGACCTGCTTACCATCTGTTAACTGCACTACTGGGATATCAACTAGCAGCCACGAACAGCACTTAATACTGGCAATTTGCTCACGGTGCAGGTAACGGGTCTTAAAACCACATTTATAGCTCACCCCCGCTTTATCGACGTGAAGAAAACGTTTATCGCTTAAGGACAAGTATAACACCAAACCGGTGCTTGCTAATGCCACTAAAGTGAGTAGTTGGATGACACCCTCAGGAAGGGAAAAGGCCTGAAAAGTAACACGCATTAAAATAGTGAGTAGCACGATTAAGCCGTAAAAAAGCCAATTGACTTCCAATGCTAAGGTTCTCATTGAGCATCTCCATTATTACCCAATTACTATCTGGGCTGAGTATCCAGCCGACAGATAAAACAACTGGATTAGCGCACTAATCCGACGAAATGGATGGCCATTGCTGCGCAAGGGTGATTGCCCAGAATGTCACCGCTATTGAAGAAAGGCTAATAATAAAGTGCCAAAGTACCCAAATCAAGAACTTTGTTATTAAACTTAGATGATCTCGCTATAATACCAATCCGCTTAATTAAGTGGTCCATTTGAGGCAAGAAAATTCTGTCGATAACAAGGCGAAAATTTTGCTATTTAGTTGTTCTAAATAAGAAATTTTTAACGCAGTTAGCGTCGAATTTGCTCTCTCAAATTGAGCAAGTATTAATGCGGATTGGTATAAACTATAGGAAGTGTGCTGCAGAGCGCAATGAAGTAAGTATCAGGATAAAAAAAGGCCGCAGTATATGCGGCCTTTCTTGCAAATTAAGTATTAATTACTTAGCTGCTTTTTTCTCTTTCTCTGCTGCAATTACTGCTTCAGCTACGTTCGCTGGGCAAGCTGCATAGTGTGAGAATTCCATTGAGAACTGACCACGACCAGACGTGATAGTACGTAGGTGACCAATGTATCCGAACATTTCAGATAGTGGTACTTCACCCTTGATACGAACGCCAGTTGCGCCAGCTTCTTGGTCTTTAACCATACCACGGCGACGGTTAAGGTCACCGATTACGTCACCCACGTTATCTTCTGGAGTGAACACGTCTACCTTCATTACTGGCTCAAGAAGCTGAGGACCTGCTTTCGGGATAGACTGACGGAATGCGCCTTTTGCAGCGATTTCGAACGCGATAGCTGATGAGTCAACTGCGTGGAAAGCACCGTCAAATAGTTCGATTTCAACGTCTAGTACAGGGAATCCAGCTAGAACACCTTCTTCCATCATTGAACCGAAGCCTTTCTCAACTGCTGGCCAGAATTCCTTAGGAACGTTACCACCAACAACGCTTGAAGAGAAAGTGTAGCCTGAGTTAGGCTCGCCTGGCTTGATACGGTAATCGATCTTACCGAACTGACCAGAACCACCAGACTGCTTCTTGTGCGTGTAGCTGTCTTCGATTTCTTGCGTGATAGTCTCACGGTAAGCTACCTGAGGCTGACCAACAACTAGGTCTACGCCGTAAGTACGCTTAAGGATGTCTACCTTGATGTCTAGGTGAAGTTCACCCATACCTTTAAGGATAGTTTCACCTGAATCTTCGTCAGTCTCAACCTGGAACGACGGGTCTTCTGCAACCATCTTACCGATAGCAATACCCATCTTCTCGTTACCACCTTTATCTTTAGGCGCAACAGCGATAGAGATTACTGGATCAGGGAAGATCATCGCTTCTAGTGTACATTCGTGCTTAGGATCACATAGTGTGTGACCTGTTTGAACGTTCTTCATGCCCACAACTGCGATGATGTCACCCGCTTGAGCTTCAGTTAGTTCGTTACGCTCGTCTGCTTGCATCTCAACCATACGGCCGATACGCTCAGTTTTACCTGTTGCAGAGTTAAGTACTGTGTCACCTTTTTTCATGCGACCAGAGTAGATACGGATGAACGTAAGTGCACCGAAACGGTCGTCCATGATTTTGAACGCAAGCGCTTTTAGTGGCTCATCAGCGTCAACAGTTGCAACTTCACCAGTCGGCTCACCAGTTTCTTTGTCAGTAAGTGGCTGAGGATCAACTTCAGTTGGTGAAGGTAGGTAATCAACAACTGCGTCTAGTACTAGTTGTACACCTTTGTTCTTAAATGCAGAACCACAGTAAGTTGGGAAGAACGCTAGGTCACGAGTACCTTTACGGATACAAGCTTTAAGCTGTTCAATAGTCGGCTCTTCGCCTTCCATGTACGCTTCCATTAGGTCGTCGTCTTGCTCTACTGCAGTTTCAACTAGCTGCTCGTAGTACTCTTCAACGTCATCAACCATGTCCGCAGGAACGTCTGTGATTTCGTAGTTTTCAGGAAGACCTGTGTCATCCCAGATGTACGCTTTCTTTTCAATGATGTTTACCACACCTTTGAATTCGTCTTCGATACCGATAGGCAGAGTCATTACTAGTGGCGTTGCACCTAGTACGTTTTTCACTTGCTCAACTACGCGGTAGAAGTCAGCACCCATACGGTCTAGCTTGTTTACAAAGATACAACGTGCTACTTCTGATTCGTTCGCATAACGCCAGTTCGTTTCTGATTGCGGCTCAACACCACCAGAACCACAGAATACACCGATACCACCATCAAGTACTTTAAGTGAACGGTATACTTCTACTGTGAAGTCAACGTGTCCAGGAGTATCGATAACGTTTAAACGGTGGCCTTTCCACTCACAAGTTACCGCTGCTGATTGGATAGTAATACCACGCTCAGCTTCCTGATCCATGAAGTCAGTAGTTGACTCACCGTCGTGTACTTCACCAGTTTTGTGAATTTTACCAGTAAGCTTTAGAATACGCTCAGTGGTGGTAGTTTTACCCGCATCAACGTGCGCGAAAATACCAATGTTTCTGTATTTCGATAAATCTGCCATTGTTTTACTCTATTTAAAGTAGAAAAATTATTCGGCGGGAGTATATCACCTCTTGTAGCGAACATCATCCTTGAAGTCGCCTAAAATGCAATCAATTCACGAAAAAGTTTCTAATGCGAAACCACAGTCGGATTTTTTCCTCTGACAGCTTATAGTTAGGTGCTTGTTATTGGGAAAATTGTCAGCTAAACGCGGCATTTCGGTGATTTTCTCCGCGCATTATTGCTTAAAATACCTGCTGACCAAATAAAAACGCATGCTGAACATCGACGTTATCATCAATTAATGAAAAGTGGGCGCACTTACCGACTTCAATACTACCCTGCTGCGCTGCAATACCAAGGTAAGTTGCAGGTACTAGGCTGGCCATATTTATCGCTTCATGGCGCTCAATGCCAGCCAATTCGACTAGATTGGCCACGGCTTTTTCTAACGTTAAGGTGCTACCAGCAAGGCCGCCAGCATGGGTTTTCGCCACCCCACCTTTGACTTCAATAGGCAACTCCCCTAATTGGTACTGGCCATCTTGCAAGCCACCAGCATTAATACAATCACTGATCAGTGCCATTTTTTCAGGCCCTTTCAAGCGATAAATCAACTGCAATATAGCCGGGTGCAAATGGTTACCATCGGCGATGACTTCAACCAGAGCCTGGCTATCTAGCAACAGGGCACCAGCACAACCTGGTTCACGGTGGTGAATCCCACGCATACCATTAAAAATATGTACGCCACCACAGGCGCCATGAGCTAAGGCAGCATTGGTTTCAGCAAAGCTGGCATCGCAGTGCCCTAACATCACTCGAACTCCACGCTCGCTTAAGTAACGCGTCATGGCCATGCCATTGGTTTTTTCTGGCGCCAAGGCGACGGCTTTTAGTGCGCCATCCGCAGCACTTATCATGGCATCGATCAGCTCTTCATCGAGGGGTTTAAAAAAGGCTTCATTATGAGCCCCCTTGTGCTTCTCGCTGAAAAATAACCCTTCACTATATGCTCCTAACACCTGCGCGCCTGGCAGGGTTAATTTATGCGCTTCGCCAATCACTTTCATTGCCGCCAGTGTTTGTGGCCATGTGGTGGTGACGGTGGTGGCTAAAAAGCCGGTTACGCCATGGCGCAATAAGGAGCGGCTGATGGTCTCAATACTGGCAAGCGTAGCATCGATGACATCGCACCCTTCGCGACCATGAATATGCAAATCGATGAGACCAGGCCACATATCAAGTTCAGGATACGCTTCCACCGGTTGCGAAACTTCTGACTCAGGGGTGATTGTTAAAAACTGGTCGTTTTTAATGGCCACAACGTGACCACTCAGCGCCCCTAGTGGCGTATATACTCGCCGCGGCTTTATATAACGTGTCCTCTCAGTCATTGACTGTGCTCCCAAGCAATGCCGCTCCTAAAGCCCCACTGGCGTCGCCATGTTTGGCACGGACAATGTCTGGTACATTAATACCACTAAATACATGCGGTGCGATTGCGCTAGGCAGAGCCTCAACCAGTTCATCAATTAATGACATACCACCGCCTAAGACGATCACTTCTGGGTCATAGGCCTTAATGAGGTTGGCAAATGCCGAGCCGAGTAAATCCATGTAACAGTTGAACGCTTGCCGTGCTTGATGCTGACCCGCACGCAACTGGGCAACGACTTGCTCAGAGCTGGCCTCAACGCCACTAAAGTGATGATATAAACGAGCCAGACCAGGACCGGCGACATATCGCTCTAAGCAACCTTGTAAACCACAACCACACGCTAAAATCGGCAATTGGTAATGTTGTTGCAGCACCGCAGATAACGGGTGATGACCATACTCACCGGCAATCCCCTGAGCGCTTTTATACAATTGCCCATCAATACAAAACCCGCCACCAGCTCCGGTGCCAATAATGGCACCAAACACCTTAGAATAATTCTTACCAGCACCTAAGCTGGCCTCTGATAAGGCAAAACAGCGACAGTCATTTTCCACCGCAATAGGCCGAGCTAAGCGAGCAGTCAAATCCGCTTTTACGATGCGACCATTCGCGCAAGGTACATTGGCAGACAATACCCGCTGCTCGGCATTGACAATGCCGGGCATGCCCACGCCCACTTTGCCGTAACAGTGGTACTTATCATCGGCTTGTTGGACCAACTTAACCATGGCATCTATAAAAGCATCATAGTTACTTTGCGGGGTCGCAACCCGCCAAGACTCGATCCGTTGTAGCGTGTCGTCAAAAACAGCAATTTCAATTTTACTGCCGCCAACATCTAAACCATAAATCATTGCTCACTCCCGAAGGGATGAATCGTGACGCCCTGAACAACGCGATTGACTTCGCCAGACGGACAAGGATTATCGGGAGAAATTGCCAAGGCCAGCGCCTTATAAAAACTCAGCTGTTGCGCAAACAGCATATAAAGTATGCCCTGCCAGACATCGGCTAAGCTCTCCTGCTTGGGGCACACTGAATGCACAGTCATGGCAATGCCATCACCCAGTAGCTCAGCCACCAGATCCTGATCGTATTGTCGAGTGTAATGATCGCCAGAGACAAAGCACACTACCGCGGTTTTATCGTTTATCAGTGATTTCGGCCCATGGCGAAATCCTAGTGGTGATTCACACACACTCATGACTTGCCCTGCGGACAGCTCCAACATTTTTAACGCCGCCTCTTTGGCAAAACCGAGCAAACAACCCGAGCCCAAATACACTAAACGCTCAAACGGCTGCTGAGCAAAGGCACGAATATTTCCTTGCTGTTGTGCTGATAATTGCCCGTGAGCTGCTGCTATTAACTTAGTCACGGCGTCTTGGTCTGGGGTAAACACTTGCAATGCTGCCACTACCATAGAGGAGTAACTGCTGGTCATGGCAAAACTCTGATCCAGTGTCGCCGCGGGTAGCAGCAGACTCTGAGCCTGATGATTGTGCTGTGCACTTTGGTGTAGCTTGCCCTGACCATTGCAAGTAATAAATAGGTGTTGGCATTGAGGTACTAACTGACTGACCAGCTCAACCGCCGCAACGCTTTCAGGGCTATTACCTGAACGCGCAAAAGACACTAATAAACACGACCTATTTGGGTCTAGATACTGTTGTGGCGCTGCCACAAGCTCGGTGGTACTGACCGCCTTCACTTCTGGTAATAGCTGTCGGTTGAGGTGATTTACAATGGCCTCACCGATGTAGGCTGAAGTACCAGCGCCGGTAAGAATAATTTGACTCTGCGGCTGTGCCAATAGAGGCGCAAACTGGGCCATTAACTCTGTCCGCAGCGATGCCACCACTGCCGCCGTTGCCTGCCACATTTCGGGTTGCTGGGCGATTTCTTTCGCGGTCCAATAAGCATTGTGGGCTTCTAATTGCGCAACATCTAATCCTAACATGGTGCTCATGATGCCGCCTCCATTGCAAAACATGCCCTTGAGTAGCGTGCCACCACAGCTTGAACTTTAGCCAACACTAACGCTTTACCTTGACTGCTAAGCTGCTCAGTGCGGACAGCTTGATAGAGCTCAGGAAAATACTGACTCACCAATGGCAAAGGTATATCGCGCTGCGCTAA from Pseudoalteromonas sp. UG3-2 encodes the following:
- a CDS encoding TatD family hydrolase, which encodes MSNLYDAGVNLTSSQFADDLEAVVARAKSAGVASMLAIGCDLDSSKASLQLAEKYNFPCTVGVHPHDAKDAPDDLAAQIQTLVESHEQAVAIGECGLDFNRDFSPRATQKAVCLTQLQLAQAMHKPVYLHEREAHDALYELLQQVQVNGVLHCFTSDKTALRRYLDYGLMIGVTGWVCDERRGQQLQQLLQYIPLDRLLIETDAPYLLPRTIKPKPRSRRNEPMYLPYVAQQIAALKQQPTAAVIEATGRNFRQLFWG
- the nagA gene encoding N-acetylglucosamine-6-phosphate deacetylase; translation: MTERTRYIKPRRVYTPLGALSGHVVAIKNDQFLTITPESEVSQPVEAYPELDMWPGLIDLHIHGREGCDVIDATLASIETISRSLLRHGVTGFLATTVTTTWPQTLAAMKVIGEAHKLTLPGAQVLGAYSEGLFFSEKHKGAHNEAFFKPLDEELIDAMISAADGALKAVALAPEKTNGMAMTRYLSERGVRVMLGHCDASFAETNAALAHGACGGVHIFNGMRGIHHREPGCAGALLLDSQALVEVIADGNHLHPAILQLIYRLKGPEKMALISDCINAGGLQDGQYQLGELPIEVKGGVAKTHAGGLAGSTLTLEKAVANLVELAGIERHEAINMASLVPATYLGIAAQQGSIEVGKCAHFSLIDDNVDVQHAFLFGQQVF
- the hemB gene encoding porphobilinogen synthase yields the protein MAQSGLDLFPLTRMRRMRRDDFSRRLMSENTLSVNDLIYPVFVLEGESKREAVPSMPGVERLSIDLLVNEAKELVELGVPAIALFPVTPAEQKSLLAEEAYNPEGLAQRAVRAIKAACPELGVITDVALDPFTVHGQDGILDDNGYVMNEETIEVLVKQALSHAEAGADVVAPSDMMDGRIGAIREALEECGFIHTRIMAYSAKYASSYYGPFRDAVGSAGNLKGADKKTYQMDPANSDEALREVALDLQEGADMVMVKPGMPYLDVVRRVKDEFGVPTYAYQVSGEYAMHMAAIENGWLAERPTIMESLLAFKRAGADGILTYFAKQAAIWLNEK
- a CDS encoding ROK family protein, which gives rise to MIYGLDVGGSKIEIAVFDDTLQRIESWRVATPQSNYDAFIDAMVKLVQQADDKYHCYGKVGVGMPGIVNAEQRVLSANVPCANGRIVKADLTARLARPIAVENDCRCFALSEASLGAGKNYSKVFGAIIGTGAGGGFCIDGQLYKSAQGIAGEYGHHPLSAVLQQHYQLPILACGCGLQGCLERYVAGPGLARLYHHFSGVEASSEQVVAQLRAGQHQARQAFNCYMDLLGSAFANLIKAYDPEVIVLGGGMSLIDELVEALPSAIAPHVFSGINVPDIVRAKHGDASGALGAALLGSTVND
- the fusA gene encoding elongation factor G, with the protein product MADLSKYRNIGIFAHVDAGKTTTTERILKLTGKIHKTGEVHDGESTTDFMDQEAERGITIQSAAVTCEWKGHRLNVIDTPGHVDFTVEVYRSLKVLDGGIGVFCGSGGVEPQSETNWRYANESEVARCIFVNKLDRMGADFYRVVEQVKNVLGATPLVMTLPIGIEDEFKGVVNIIEKKAYIWDDTGLPENYEITDVPADMVDDVEEYYEQLVETAVEQDDDLMEAYMEGEEPTIEQLKACIRKGTRDLAFFPTYCGSAFKNKGVQLVLDAVVDYLPSPTEVDPQPLTDKETGEPTGEVATVDADEPLKALAFKIMDDRFGALTFIRIYSGRMKKGDTVLNSATGKTERIGRMVEMQADERNELTEAQAGDIIAVVGMKNVQTGHTLCDPKHECTLEAMIFPDPVISIAVAPKDKGGNEKMGIAIGKMVAEDPSFQVETDEDSGETILKGMGELHLDIKVDILKRTYGVDLVVGQPQVAYRETITQEIEDSYTHKKQSGGSGQFGKIDYRIKPGEPNSGYTFSSSVVGGNVPKEFWPAVEKGFGSMMEEGVLAGFPVLDVEIELFDGAFHAVDSSAIAFEIAAKGAFRQSIPKAGPQLLEPVMKVDVFTPEDNVGDVIGDLNRRRGMVKDQEAGATGVRIKGEVPLSEMFGYIGHLRTITSGRGQFSMEFSHYAACPANVAEAVIAAEKEKKAAK
- the tatC gene encoding twin-arginine translocase subunit TatC encodes the protein MTETAQSGFIAHLVELRNRLMKALMSVLLIFVALVYFANDIYAFVAAPLVQSLPTNTTMIATDVTAPFFAPFKLTLFVALFAAIPFILHQVWGFIAPGLYKHEKRMLIPILLSSIVLFYGGIAFCYFVVMPIILGFFTSVGPEMMTLSPDISSYLGFILKLFFAFGIAFEIPVAIMLLCWSGITTTTSLKGKRPYVVVGAFVIAMFLTPPDVLSQTLLALPMLLLFELGLVLAAFYSKQPTQQESEK
- a CDS encoding sensor domain-containing diguanylate cyclase — encoded protein: MRIVVVLLLLLLSHSAVATLTITEAFTVKHQATVSYSVNQHQTLNALLKQPVDWQQEPGLPIGLKPGDKYLWLKLSFDNTQHHQVPLLVTIANNLIDSVTAYHVQPNSAILTLGMGDALPLMKRPFKYESLVVPLQLKGQSRSELYLQIAHHGVVNAPISIWSPNAYLKYKSKFNLLFGLLAGFLAALALTLVALYFVTQKRYFLYGTAFLTLVWLCNIHLYGFGYRFFYPDWQWFQQHGQGLLSLSATLLLFPILNYCSAHKLKQRSTPTFKWVLTLACLLVLALTFFSITSALLAALTIAFIISLFCLYLLAKSQQPSRKAMLAVVISHSIVISYQLTVAVGIQSGSFLNQLGFFSLFVAESVVVAFLIIQLYIKERDNKLAKQQQRLTHTQAEDALLKEKLKLQEQAQLDLESNIEERTFELQVTLRELQEKNRELERVNMEDPLTKVKNRRYFDKRLQMEVRRSRREQSVLSLVILDIDHFKTINDNYGHLVGDQAICEFANLINRFLRRPQDEVFRYGGEEFILLLPNTDSDGAVDVAERVRTATQEMVIKVGEHELNFTTSAGVYSAVVTDPHSPQLYTDNADKALYQAKAQGRNRVVTYQSKQEN
- a CDS encoding SIS domain-containing protein; the protein is MSTMLGLDVAQLEAHNAYWTAKEIAQQPEMWQATAAVVASLRTELMAQFAPLLAQPQSQIILTGAGTSAYIGEAIVNHLNRQLLPEVKAVSTTELVAAPQQYLDPNRSCLLVSFARSGNSPESVAAVELVSQLVPQCQHLFITCNGQGKLHQSAQHNHQAQSLLLPAATLDQSFAMTSSYSSMVVAALQVFTPDQDAVTKLIAAAHGQLSAQQQGNIRAFAQQPFERLVYLGSGCLLGFAKEAALKMLELSAGQVMSVCESPLGFRHGPKSLINDKTAVVCFVSGDHYTRQYDQDLVAELLGDGIAMTVHSVCPKQESLADVWQGILYMLFAQQLSFYKALALAISPDNPCPSGEVNRVVQGVTIHPFGSEQ